The Cronobacter sakazakii genome has a window encoding:
- the mmuM gene encoding homocysteine S-methyltransferase: MSLNNPLTPLLSQQPFVVLDGALATELEARGCNLADSLWSAKVLMEQPELIYAVHLDYFRAGAQCAITASYQATPAGFAARGLDEAQSRALIARSVELARQARDDYYDEQPDAGPLLVAGSVGPYGAYLADGSEYRGDYALSAAEFADFHRPRVEALLEAGVDLLACETLPSLPEALALAALLESYPQARAWFTFTLRDSDHISDGTPLGDVAAALAPYPQIVALGINCVALEKTTAALARLHEATRLPLVVYPNSGEQYDAVSKTWRHDGHACQTLAHYLEEWRAAGAALIGGCCRTTPADIAALRAQR, encoded by the coding sequence ATGTCGCTGAATAACCCGTTAACCCCGCTCTTAAGCCAGCAGCCGTTTGTGGTGTTGGACGGCGCGCTCGCAACCGAACTGGAAGCGCGCGGCTGTAATCTCGCCGACAGCTTATGGTCGGCGAAAGTCCTGATGGAGCAGCCGGAGCTGATTTACGCGGTGCATCTTGATTACTTCCGCGCCGGGGCGCAGTGCGCCATTACCGCCAGCTACCAGGCGACGCCAGCCGGTTTTGCCGCGCGCGGGCTGGATGAGGCGCAGTCGCGGGCGCTGATTGCGCGAAGCGTTGAGCTGGCGCGTCAGGCGCGTGACGATTATTACGACGAACAGCCGGATGCCGGGCCGCTGCTGGTGGCAGGCTCCGTCGGGCCGTATGGCGCGTACCTGGCGGACGGTTCGGAATACCGCGGCGACTATGCGCTTTCGGCGGCGGAGTTTGCGGATTTCCATCGTCCGCGCGTGGAGGCGCTCCTTGAGGCGGGCGTGGATCTGCTCGCCTGCGAAACGCTGCCGTCGCTCCCGGAGGCGCTGGCGCTCGCCGCGCTGCTGGAAAGCTACCCGCAGGCACGCGCGTGGTTTACCTTTACGCTTCGCGACAGCGATCACATCAGCGACGGCACGCCGCTTGGCGATGTGGCGGCCGCGCTCGCGCCGTATCCGCAGATTGTGGCGCTCGGCATCAACTGCGTAGCGCTGGAGAAAACCACTGCCGCGCTGGCGCGTCTGCATGAGGCCACCCGGCTGCCGCTGGTGGTGTACCCGAACTCCGGCGAGCAGTATGACGCGGTGAGCAAAACCTGGCGTCACGACGGGCACGCCTGCCAGACGCTGGCGCATTATCTGGAGGAGTGGCGCGCGGCGGGCGCGGCGCTGATTGGCGGTTGTTGCCGCACCACGCCTGCGGATATCGCGGCGCTGCGCGCGCAGCGTTAA
- the mmuP gene encoding S-methylmethionine permease, whose protein sequence is MQESQQLQRTMKARHLVMLSLGGVIGTGLFFNTGYIISTTGAAGTLLAYLIGALVVWLVMQCLGELAVAMPETGAFHVYAARYLGPATGYTVAWLYWLTWTVALGSSFTAAGFCMQYWFPQVPVWVWCLVFCVVIFGLNVFSTRLFAEGEFWFSLIKVITIVAFIVLGGAAMFGILPMKDGSPAPLFHNLTAAGWFPAGTLPILMTMVAVNFAFSGTELIGIAAGETENPQQVVPVAIRTTIVRLVIFFLGTVLVLAALIPMDQAGVVKSPFVLVFEKIGIPYAADIINFVILTAILSAANSGLYASGRMLWSLANERTLPRGFSRLTRRGVPLTALSVSMLGGVLALFSSIVAPDTVFVALSAISGFAVVAVWLSICAAHFMFRRRHLAEGRALNELHYRAPWYPLTPVLGFALCFIACVGLAFDPGQRIALWCGLPFVAFCYGAYYLTQFFRTRRTEEPRHVAE, encoded by the coding sequence ATGCAGGAATCGCAGCAGCTACAACGCACCATGAAGGCCCGTCATCTGGTGATGCTCTCGCTGGGGGGCGTTATCGGCACCGGGCTGTTCTTTAATACCGGCTATATTATTTCCACGACCGGGGCGGCGGGCACGCTGCTGGCGTATCTTATCGGCGCGCTGGTGGTCTGGCTGGTGATGCAATGCCTCGGCGAGCTGGCCGTCGCCATGCCGGAAACCGGCGCGTTTCACGTTTACGCGGCGCGCTATTTAGGCCCGGCGACCGGCTATACCGTCGCCTGGCTCTACTGGCTCACCTGGACCGTGGCGCTCGGCTCAAGCTTTACCGCCGCCGGGTTCTGTATGCAGTACTGGTTTCCGCAGGTGCCGGTGTGGGTCTGGTGTCTGGTCTTCTGCGTGGTGATTTTCGGGCTGAATGTTTTCTCCACGCGGCTGTTCGCCGAGGGCGAATTCTGGTTTTCGCTTATTAAAGTTATCACTATCGTGGCGTTTATCGTGCTCGGCGGGGCGGCGATGTTTGGCATTCTGCCGATGAAAGATGGCTCGCCCGCGCCGCTGTTCCATAACCTGACCGCCGCGGGCTGGTTCCCTGCCGGAACGCTGCCGATCCTGATGACGATGGTGGCGGTGAATTTCGCGTTTTCCGGCACTGAGCTTATCGGCATCGCGGCCGGTGAAACCGAAAACCCGCAGCAGGTGGTGCCGGTTGCGATTCGCACGACCATCGTGCGGCTGGTGATTTTCTTCCTCGGCACCGTGCTGGTGCTGGCGGCGCTGATCCCGATGGATCAGGCGGGTGTGGTGAAAAGCCCGTTCGTGCTGGTGTTTGAGAAAATCGGCATTCCGTACGCCGCCGATATCATTAACTTCGTGATCCTCACCGCGATTTTGTCCGCGGCGAATTCGGGGCTTTACGCCTCCGGACGGATGCTCTGGTCGCTCGCCAACGAGCGCACGCTGCCGCGCGGTTTTTCGCGCCTCACGCGTCGCGGCGTGCCGCTGACGGCGCTGTCGGTGAGTATGCTGGGCGGCGTGCTGGCGCTGTTTTCCAGCATCGTGGCGCCGGATACCGTCTTTGTGGCGCTCTCGGCGATTTCCGGTTTCGCGGTGGTGGCGGTGTGGCTCAGCATTTGCGCCGCGCATTTTATGTTTCGTCGCCGTCATCTGGCCGAGGGCCGGGCGCTCAACGAATTACATTACCGCGCGCCCTGGTACCCGCTGACGCCGGTGCTGGGCTTCGCGCTCTGTTTTATCGCCTGCGTCGGGCTGGCGTTCGATCCGGGCCAGCGCATCGCGCTCTGGTGCGGGCTGCCGTTTGTGGCGTTCTGCTACGGCGCGTATTATCTGACGCAATTTTTCCGCACGCGCCGCACCGAGGAGCCTCGCCATGTCGCTGAATAA